A single genomic interval of Musa acuminata AAA Group cultivar baxijiao chromosome BXJ3-4, Cavendish_Baxijiao_AAA, whole genome shotgun sequence harbors:
- the LOC103981280 gene encoding 4-coumarate--CoA ligase 3, with product MGSYSMPEETTFRSKLPDIDINNRRPLHAYCFERLADFADRPCIIDGASGAVMSYADVDIAARRAAAGLHRLGVGRGQVIMILLRNSPEFVLAFLAASHCGAVATTANPFYTPAEIHKQAAASGARVIVTESCYVDKVREFAQERGVTIVCADGPSEGCRHFSELLDADERDLHEVDIDPDDVVALPYSSGTTGLPKGVMLTHRSLITSVAQQVDGDNPNLYFHKEDVLLCVLPLFHIYSLNSVLLCGLRVGAAILIMRKFEISAMLELVQRYRVTVAPLVPPIVLDFVKSPLVDSYDLSSIRTVMSGAAPMGKELEDKFMAKLPNATLGQGYGMTEAGPVLSMCLAFAKEPFPVKSGACGTVVRNAELKIVDPDTGASLGHNKRGEICIRGAQIMKGYLNDPEATRNTIDKEGWLHTGDIGLVDDDDEIFIVDRLKELIKYKGFQVAPAELEALLITHHDIADAAVVPMKDELAGEVPVAFVVRCNGSQVTEEEIKQYVSKQVVFYKRINKVFFTEAIPKAPSGKILRKDLRAKLASPFPSA from the exons ATGGGGTCGTACTCGATGCCGGAGGAGACCACTTTCCGGTCGAAGTTGCCGGACATCGACATCAACAACCGCCGACCGCTTCACGCCTACTGTTTCGAGCGGTTGGCCGACTTCGCTGACCGCCCCTGCATCATCGATGGCGCCAGCGGCGCCGTCATGAGCTACGCCGACGTCGACATCGCCGCCCGCCGCGCAGCCGCCGGCCTGCACCGCCTCGGCGTCGGGCGGGGGCAGGTCATCATGATCCTCCTCCGAAACTCCCCTGAGTTCGTCCTCGCCTTCCTCGCTGCCTCCCACTGCGGCGCCGTCGCCACCACCGCCAACCCCTTCTACACCCCGGCCGAGATCCACAAGCAGGCCGCGGCCTCGGGAGCCCGCGTGATCGTCACCGAGTCCTGCTACGTCGACAAAGTCCGCGAGTTCGCGCAGGAGCGGGGTGTCACCATCGTGTGCGCCGACGGGCCTTCCGAGGGCTGTCGCCACTTCTCTGAGCTCCTGGACGCCGACGAGCGCGACCTCCATGAGGTCGACATCGACCCCGACGACGTGGTGGCGCTGCCGTACTCGTCGGGGACGACCGGGCTGCCCAAGGGTGTCATGCTGACCCACCGGAGCTTGATCACCAGCGTGGCCCAGCAGGTCGACGGCGACAATCCCAACCTCTACTTCCACAAGGAGGACGTGCTGCTGTGCGTGCTGCCTCTGTTCCACATCTACTCTCTGAACTCGGTGCTGCTGTGCGGGCTCCGGGTGGGCGCCGCCATCCTGATTATGAGGAAGTTCGAGATATCGGCCATGCTGGAGCTGGTTCAGCGGTACCGCGTGACGGTCGCGCCGCTCGTGCCGCCGATCGTGCTGGATTTCGTCAAGAGCCCGCTGGTCGACAGCTACGACTTGTCCTCGATAAGGACGGTGATGTCGGGGGCGGCGCCGATGGGGAAGGAACTGGAGGACAAGTTCATGGCCAAGCTCCCCAACGCTACGCTCGGCCAG GGCTACGGCATGACAGAAGCCGGGCCGGTGCTCTCGATGTGCCTCGCCTTCGCCAAGGAGCCATTCCCGGTGAAGTCCGGGGCGTGCGGCACCGTCGTGAGGAACGCGGAGCTGAAGATCGTCGACCCCGACACCGGCGCGTCGCTGGGCCACAACAAGCGCGGCGAGATCTGCATCAGAGGAGCCCAAATCATGAAAG GGTATCTCAATGATCCAGAGGCGACGAGGAACACCATAGACAAGGAAGGCTGGCTGCACACGGGGGACATCGGCTTggtggacgacgacgacgagatcTTTATCGTGGACAGGCTCAAGGAGCTCATCAAGTACAAGGGGTTCCAGGTAGCCCCAGCTGAGCTCGAGGCCTTGCTCATCACCCACCACGACATTGCCGATGCTGCCGTCGTTCC GATGAAGGACGAACTCGCCGGGGAAGTCCCTGTGGCTTTCGTTGTGAGGTGCAATGGGTCTCAGGTCACGGAGGAGGAGATCAAGCAGTACGTCTCGAAGCAG GTGGTATTCTACAAGAGGATCAACAAGGTGTTCTTCACGGAGGCCATTCCCAAGGCGCCATCCGGCAAGATACTGAGGAAGGATCTTAGAGCGAAGCTAGCGAGCCCATTCCCCTCCGCGTGA